The nucleotide window gtttttttttttttttttttgcggtacgcgggcctctcactgctgtggcctctccgttgcggagcacaggctccggacacgcaggctcagtggccacggctcatgggtccagccgctccgcggcatgtgggatcttcccggacaggggcacgaacccgtgtcccctgcatcggcaggcggactctcaaccactgcgccaccagggaagcctccctcaTGTGTTTTTGCAGAGCAACCTGAAAAGGCGTGTTCCTCTAGCGGACTTCACAACATGGTGGTTAAGCACACAGCTTCCCAAATGGGACAGATCTACGATCACAGGCAGGATATTTAGTCCCTCAGCATCCTTCCATGTCTACAAAATGGGGATCGTAATTCtctctacctcatagagttgttgggAGGATTTTGAGTTGAGACGTGTGACGATGTGACACATTGCCTGGCGCACAACAGGTGCCTCATCAATGAAAGTCATCACTCGTGAGGACACCGCTAATAAACAGCGGGGCTGAAGCTCACACTCCGGTCTGTGTGAcccccaaagcccatgctcttccttctgcctacaacaggggtccccaagccccgGGCCGCGGATCGGTACCGGgctgcggcctgttaggaaccgggccgcacagcaggaggtgaatgGTGGGCACGCGAGCGAAACTTCACCTGCGGCTCCCCCGTCGCTGGCATCACTGCCTGAACCATGCCCTccctggtccgtggaaaaattgtcttacacgaaaccggtccctggtgcccaaaaggttggggaccgctggcttACGACACTGTCCCCTTACTCCTTTTTGCCTGGTCACCTCCTATTCACTCTTCAGGTTTTCacatcacttcctcagagaagctTTTCTAACACCGCCCTCCCCGCCGACAAGTTCTCCCCAACAGGGGGCACATACGACCCCGTTACGTGTCCTCACAGCACTCGGCTTCCCCTTCCATAGCTCTCATCACCCTTATAACCCTTACTAAAAGCAgaattattgaggtataattcgcATCccacacaattcacccatttaaagcgcATGGGATGGCCGTCTTTCCCACTAGACGGAAAGCCCCATGAGGGCAGTTTACCACTACATCTCCGGAACCTAGCGCAGTGTCTGCTCAAAGCAAGGGCCTGGCaagtaaatatctgttaaatgaatgaatgtcactCTGCCTCTGGATTCCTGCTGGTTGtctgagaagagggagagagcccGAGGAGAGACAGAGACCCTCCCGTCCTTCAAGTCACAGCAGGGACTCGGGCCTACAAGGGCGGGTGCTACCAGTGGTTCAAGCCTCCGGGCTGCCAGTGGGAGAACATCCTCAGGGAATGTTCTGCCTGCGGGGAAATGCTCCACGacaggaggcctgggctgggtCCCTGCCCACGGCCGGTCCCCCCGAAATTCCGTGACACAGGCTCAGGCCAAGAAACACAGGTCAAGGCAGAGAGGAGTTTTCCAAAGGTCCCGGCAGGAGAGATGCAAGAGCAGGGAGGGAAATGCCCACAGACAGCCTGCTGTCGAGGGCCAGGATTTGGCACCCTCCCTTCACGCCCAGAACACGGACAGACAGCAGCCCCGGGACGGGGTGCTTCGTCAGCTCCATGAATGACTGACGCAGGGACACCGACAGCCTCTGCCCACGAGCCTCTCATCCAGTCATGAACTGGCAAGCACGGGGTGTGGCATTTGGGTCCCCAGAGCGCCGGCAGCAGACTGTGACATCACAGAGCCTGCCGCTGCGGGGAGGAGTCCTGGGCCGGTACCATCCCCTGGGCCGCAGCTACAGGGAGGGTCTGGAGAATTCTGTTGGAGATGTGTTTCTTTGGGGAGACCGAGTTCCCCATAGGCATGTCGCAGGGCATCTAATGATGGTGACAAGGTATCCGACCTGGTTGGAGCTGCCCTTGATAGAGGGACGGCTGCCCCAGCTCACAAATGGAGAAACGCGAAGGTTTAGAAACAGACTGAGCAGCTTGTCTGAGATAACACAGCTCTTAAAAGTCaattcgagggcttccctggtggcgcagtggttgagagtccgcctgccgatgcagggcacacgggttcgtgccccggtccgggaggatcccacatgccgcggagcagctgggcccgtgagccatggccgctgagcctgcacgtccggaggctgtgctccacaacgggagaggccacaacagtgagaggcccgcgtaccgccaaaaaaaaaaaaaaaaaaagtcaattcgAGACTGAAAACCAAGCAGGTTGACTCCGGAGCCTGCACTGGACGATGGTTATTATAATtcgagtaacaactgacaatcaTTTAgcattttaacttttcaaaggCTTTCACTTAATTTgaatctcacaacaaccctgcatGGCAGAGAGAATAGGAGCTGAGATCCTGTAGagaggaggaaactggggcacagagatgCTGAAGAGCCGTGACTGGACACCCAGACCCTTGCCTCTCGCCCCTCCACACCCTGGGAgacatccctctccccaccagctCCCACCCGGCAGGCACTGGGGAAGCGCGACAGGCGAGGGGCTTACCTGAGTCCTGAGAGCAGCTGAAGCCGGTGTCCCCCGTGCTGCTGCTGTTACCCAGGGGCTGCCCGCCTGCCATGAGTGCCGTGAGGTGTGGGGACAGGCCCAGGTCTGCAAGGCAAGGTCGGCACTGACTGCACAATCCACGGCCCACCCAGTCCCCAGGGGCCTCGCCTCCGCTCCCCTGTCCGCTCTGTCCTCCTCGCAAAGCGTGCTCTCCACGCACTGAGGACACGGAGCTCTTAGCTGCCCTTCCTTCACTTCGCCGCTTGTTCCTATCCCAGGGAGTCTGTGACAGGATTCACTGGGTCCCCCCAGAGGGGAAGCGCTCGTGACAAACGTCAAACACCAACAAGGCAGGTGGGAGAGAAAACAAGGTGAAGGGTCGTGGGAGAAGATCGTGGGATGTTTTTTGAAGAGGCCAAACCCCCAAATGAAGAGGATGTTTGTAAGTTGGAAGGTGGGAAGTGGGCAGTGAAACTAGCCCAGGAAAGAGCTGAGGCTGGCAGAGGGGGAGGCCTGGAAGGAGGCCCCCAGAAGCTCAGGAACTGGAGGTCCAGAGTCTCTGCAGGCAGGTGGGGCTTGATGGAAAGTCTCTACAGGAAGCAGTGGGTCGCCTCCACTGCTGTTCCCAGTTCGGGGTCCAGGCTCCCGTTCCCCATGTTGGCAGGAGAGTGGACAGAGTGAACTGGGGGACTCTGGACTTAGCGACACCAGGCACATGGCAACGTGGCAAAAACCGAGGGAACAATGAGAAGCTACATAGTTACCAGTGGGAGCCTCACCCTGGGCAGAAGACCAGAGACCCCGTCCCCAGGGAAATCCAGCCAGCCAGAGAGAAAAGCCCCACAGACCCCAAGATCTGGGCGCCCCGTGAGACAGCCCAGTCCCACCACCGCCCAGGGCTTCCCGCTGGCTTTCCTGGGCCGACTTACTAACCGTGAGGGACGGTGGAGATCACCAGATACTTAAGGAAAGGCACTAGCAGAAAtggggaaataaaaaaggaagggaggaaggagagaagggagaaaaaaggatgtCTCGGGAGACGATGCAGGGAGcttcagaaaacaaacagaattctAATTGGGTGTCCttagaaaattgagaaaatagtGACTCCATGAACAAAAGAGCTGGTGGCCATAAAGACCATGGAGTTAACAAAAAAGGCACtcttagcaattaaaaaaaagcacagaaaagtCAAACTCCTCCGATCTCACGAGGAAGACCTACCTACCTGCCACGAAGGACCACCAGCGTTCCTCCCCAGCAAACCTACAGAGAGGAGACACCTCCACCCTGTACCTTCATCCTAATTCTTCTGAGGGGACAAAGTGACATGACACACATGCCCTCCTTTCtccttcagagccacggaggaaatGATGGGGGCTGAACCCGTGCAGTCAGAGCACACTGCTCTCAGAAGCTCCCTGTCATGGCCTGTGGGGAAAGCACTTTTGCAAGGAGCCTGCCCCTCTCCTGGGGGCTGGTGTGGAGGTCTGGGGCCAGAGAAGAGCCCAAACATGATCAGCCACCTCCAGGGTCTTGGCCTCAGAATATGACTACGTCTCAGCTGGAAGCCCGGCTTGCGGAGGGGTGGGTCGCCGGGGGAACATCCACTGCCACCCGGGACGGCTGAGGCCACAGTGGGTTCTGGACGCCATCTCTGAGGCTGCAGTGAAAGCCAGGCACAAGTCCTGGTCTCTACCAGTGGGAGAAATCACTGGAGCCAGACCAATGCGGCTCGGCTAAGAGATGTGGAAACAGGGCAGCCGGGCGgcaactctctattctgtttatcCAGCATTTTACCACTGGAGAGTAGACTCAGTTACCCTGAGTTTTTTCACATGAAACAACAACACATCTACTGGGCTGGGCCCAATCCACCCCctttcacaaatttttttttaaaaagaaagaaagaaaaaggcacaaAACGACAGGCACAGGGATCAGATCAGAAGCCTGGAGTGGCCAGAAGAGTCATGAGTGCCTTTGAGCGGCTAAAAGAACAGAGTGCAATTCTGGGGTGACACTGGCACTTTGAAGTAACCAGAAGACCTCTAGGTGGCGCCAGGAAGGGAACTTGGCAAAACAAGGCAGGAAAATTCAAAGGCCCCAgggtctccttccttccctccagcccAGACCTCACAAGGGCATTTCCTCTGAGGAGGGGCATTTCCTCTGAGCAAATGGGAGTCAGCGTCCTTCCCTGCAGAAGACAGCTGGGAAGGCTCTATTCCCAGTTCCAGGAGCTTCGAGCATCACACGAGGGCAGCATTTGGAGAGGCTGGCCTCCCACCATGCCCAGGCCTCCCTCGAAGCCTGGGTTGGGCTGATGTCTGGGTTGTCCACCCCAACTGGGTTGGCGAGTGGCAGAGCTGTTGGAGAAGCCCGTGGCCCTTTCTCCTGAAGGCCCCTTCTTTGCTCCGATCACCCGTAGCCACCTGTCAGCTTTGGAGTTGTCGTCTGGCCTCCCAAGACCAAACGTAAGCATCTAGCTCACGTTTCAGCACTGGAATCAAGGTCCACTCCAGGGCTGACCTACCCACCATGCAGCGGCCCTGCCCGGCAAAGCCCAGGGAGGCCAGAGATCTCAATTCCTAGGGGAGCCCCATGGGAACCTGCTAATGAGACTCACAAGCAGACGTATTGTGGTGGCCCGGTGACAGCCGGCACCCAGGGAAAACCTAAGCTGCTGCACTTCTTCACTTTGGGGCTAACAGAATGAGAAGACCAAAATCCACGGATTATGGCTGAAAtctatatatgaaataaacatgACTGCATGTGTAAAACTCCTGGCCTCCTGGAGTCAGCAGGAAAGCGCCAGGTGTCTGTGGAATGCCACTTCACTGCACCTGTGCTCACAAGCACGGTTAGGAAAGTTTATAATTCCATGTACTGAATCCTCTGGAGAAAACTTTGCAGATGCCTATGCAAACGGAGAGGAACAAAACCGAGACAGGGCCTCCGAGCCTTTTCTTGCTGGCTTTGGAACAAATCTTACCATCCTTCTTACCGGGGATGCCAGGTGGAAGGCAGAGCTCTCCCTCCTGACCAGAAAGGCTGTGGGCATTCCTGGCGTGGCTGGAGCAGAGCGCGGAGCTGGGGTGGGCACTGCATTCTGCTCTTTTTCCAAGACTCCTGCTGACGCTGTTGCCCACCTCCTGATGTCAGGACGTCCCGGGAAGAGACAGCAGGGATGCCCCCAGCTCCCATTCAAGGGGAAGGCCAGCAACTCAGAACCCCTCATCCCACATGCTCTTCAGCCCAAACACATCCCACAAGACTGCTTTTCCCTCGGTGAGGAGACTGCTCACCGCCTTGGACTTGCCAACCCAACCACAGCGGGTGTTTTCCGCCTGTTTTCACGGCCTCACACGCTCTTCCAGGATAATCTCAAGTGGCTTGTGTGGAAAATCTTGGCCCCCAAAGCAGATGTTTCTTTCTGTTCTATCTACCCTCTCCTCCTCCATTctccttcctcatttttttcccttcctcattCTTAACTTCATTGGAATCGaaaacatttaatgtttttttaatttttatttttttgcctagaAGGTAAGTGATTTTACAAAATCTGAACAAATAAGTTCATCAGTGAAACGAAACCAAACCCTGAATGTACTCCTCCTGGCTCACAAGTCACATTTGGAATCATGGTCTTGCcagtggcagggggtgggcatTTCAGGAATTAAAATACTGGGGTCCTGagagatttttttctcctatagTCAAAATTAAAAGTCCCAGAATTCCTTCCTTTCTCAAGAAGGAACACTCCATCAGTCCCTGAGATAAATCAGTGGCATTGGTTTGTTTAATTGCCACATGGAAAAGACTCCTATCATCACTACCACTGAATACTCATGATAATTAAGAGTTGTTATTTCTTTCCACTCTCTTGAGAGGGTAGGTGGAAGACCTATTTCCTGAGGAGGAAAAATTATCTCGAGCAGCATGAGTTGCCCAAAGTCATCTGGCAAGAGACTAGAACTGCAGTCTGAACTGGAGCTTTCCTTGAATATGGTCTGATAAGTGCCCTCAGAGTCTGTCTTCCAACAGCCTGTCCAGATGACAGTCTCCCTCAAACAACACAGTCATAACTGCAGGGGCAAGATCCACGAGTGCATGCTACAAACAGTGGGAGCCTCAAAATATCTGCTATGTTGTACTTATTAATGACAATGGAAAAAACAGTGAATTTACAGTGAGGCAACTTGGCAGACGCCATCTTAACTGTAGGGGCTGAAAGTACTTGCCACCAAATTCATacactgaagccctaacccccaatgtgatgggtCCTTGGGAAGGTACTGAGGTTTAGAAGAGGTCACGAGGGTGGGGTGCTTATAAGAAGAGACCGGAGAGCTTGCTCTCTcctgtccctctccccagccctccgCCATGGGAGGACACAGCAAAAGGACAGCCTacaagagggtcctcaccagaacccaaccatgttgccaccctgacctcagacttccagcctcctgaactgtgaaAAAATGCATGTCTGTGGTTTAAGCCATGCAGTCTACGGTAGTTTGTTGTAGCAGCCCGGGCTAAGACATCAACCGAGAGATCAGGGTAAGAACTAGCTAGTGAGAAGACCTACTGACATATGTACCCCTGGCACGCTCGTTAGGAAGAGCACATCACCCGCCCAGCCTTGCCTGCCAAAAAGGTATTACCTCACTGTGACCCTGAGAACACATGAGCTACATGCAAATTGAGGGGCCTTCTACAAAATCCCCGATCAGGGCTCTACAAAAGGTGTCAAGTCacgaaagacaaggaaaaaaaaaattgtcgaAGACTGAAGAAGACAAAGGAGATGTGACAACTGAATACAATGTGGGATCCCggactggatcctggaacagaaaaaggacatcaaTGGGAAAATGGGTGAAATCCGAGTCAAGTCTGTAGTTGTTAATAGCGCTGCACCCCTGGCGATGTCTTAGGTTTGGTAGCTGTGCTACGGTTAGGCAAGATGTCAGCACTAGGAGAAGTTGGGAGGATGGGTattctctgtactgttttcccaACTCTTCACTGAGTCTAAAATTATCTCGAaagaaaaaggtttaaaaaaaaaaatctatccccCACTAGAGTAACTCCTCTGGGTCTCATCAAAGGGGATGGGATCATGTCCAGAAACTGTGAGCTCCGAAATCAATTACCAAATGGAGGAGCAGCTGTAACACACCAGATAGTGACACTTCAGTGAGAGAGTGGAGGTCCGCCATCGACACGTCCTGAATTATTAGCGACAATACGAGGAAACCACCGACCCGTGAGGAAAGGCCCAAGACGGAGTATGTCCAGGAGGAGTAGCTGAGGAGGGCAGGAAGTGCTTTAAAGAGGACCCTGCCTCCAAGGAACACTGAAAGGTGAAGGCAGCCTGGTCCAATGCttgggttcttttttctctagataGATCTATCTAGATCTACTCTCCAGGCCAGCGGGCCATGGCTGTGGTCACAGAACACGGCTTTCTGAACTCTGGTGTACCCTGCCTTGAACTGCCGAGCTCAGGAAATCTGCTTGGGAATCACAGTGGACACTCTGCGATGTTCCTTCCCCAGAGGAAACCTGTGTTTTAAGCCCTGAAGCAGCAGTCAGTCTGAGACCTCGCCCATCAACCTGCCCGAGCGCCTGCAGGACCACAGGCTACACCCACCTGAGGGTGGGCATCCCTTCCCTGACAAGTTCCCAAGTTACCTGTGATCCTGTTGGAAATGCTGAAGAGCCTGGAAGTCCTCTGCCGCTGCACAAACGGTTCCCGGTAATACCGATCCCCAAAGCACATGCCCAGTAGTTCCTTGCGAACCGTCTTGTTCCAGAGTCCATAGATCAGCGGGTGGCAGACGGCACTGGTAAAGGACAGCCAAGTGGCCCAGGTCTCCAGGGTTGGGGAGACATAGTTCTTCCCCCAGAGGGCCTCAGAGGTGATGACGACCATGTAGGGGCCCCAAGTGACCATGAAGGCCCCAATGACCACCAGGATGGTGATGAGCGCTTTGCACTGGTTGGCCGAATAGACCACGCCCTGAAAGGCGTTCTTCCTACTGCCCGAGGAAGAGGTGGAGGTGCTGGAGTTCTTCCTCCCGTTCCCGTGCGCGTCCTCCTCCACAAGGACCACGGTGCCACAGTGCACCTTGCGTGCCTTGACCCTGGCCACGCGGAAGATGAAGCCATAGCACACCAGCATGACCAGGAAGGGGAACAGGGCACACCAGATCTGCCAGAAGGCGGTGTAGCCAGGTTCCCGGTGCCACGCAGCCACACACATCCACTTGAACTCGTCAAACTCCACCGATGACCAACCAAACAGAGGTGGCAGGCAGCCGATGAGGGAGTGAAGCCAGATGTAGGCGAGCGCCACCACGGCTCGATTACCTGTGATCTTCATGGGGTACACCATGGGGTACAGGACCGCATAGTAGCtggaaaaagaacggaggcaGGTGAGGGAGAGGACTAAACATAGAGAAGACACACCAGGAGGGGCACCCACTGCTCTCCTAGGTGGCGAGCTCTGTTGGATTTCTCTCATTCA belongs to Pseudorca crassidens isolate mPseCra1 chromosome 2, mPseCra1.hap1, whole genome shotgun sequence and includes:
- the GPR161 gene encoding G-protein coupled receptor 161 isoform X2 codes for the protein MLTQSGNTVVQHALPTPRRGALTMSFNSSLSHRKELSNLTEEDGGQGGVVVTEFIAIVVITIFVCLGNLVIVVTLYRKSYLLTLSNKFVFSLTLSNFLLSVLVLPFVATSSVRREWIFGVVWCNFSALLYLLISSASMLTLGVIAVDRYYAVLYPMVYPMKITGNRAVVALAYIWLHSLIGCLPPLFGWSSVEFDEFKWMCVAAWHREPGYTAFWQIWCALFPFLVMLVCYGFIFRVARVKARKVHCGTVVLVEEDAHGNGRKNSSTSTSSSGSRKNAFQGVVYSANQCKALITILVVIGAFMVTWGPYMVVITSEALWGKNYVSPTLETWATWLSFTSAVCHPLIYGLWNKTVRKELLGMCFGDRYYREPFVQRQRTSRLFSISNRITDLGLSPHLTALMAGGQPLGNSSSTGDTGFSCSQDSGTDVMLLEDFTSDDNPPSHTCPPKRRSSVTFEDEVEQIKEAAKNPVLHVRAEVHKSLDSYAASLAKAIEAEAKVNLFGEEALPGVLLAARTVPGVGFGSRRGSRTLASQRLQLQSIEEGNVLAAEQT
- the GPR161 gene encoding G-protein coupled receptor 161 isoform X3, whose product is MSFNSSLSHRKELSNLTEEDGGQGGVVVTEFIAIVVITIFVCLGNLVIVVTLYRKSYLLTLSNKFVFSLTLSNFLLSVLVLPFVATSSVRREWIFGVVWCNFSALLYLLISSASMLTLGVIAVDRYYAVLYPMVYPMKITGNRAVVALAYIWLHSLIGCLPPLFGWSSVEFDEFKWMCVAAWHREPGYTAFWQIWCALFPFLVMLVCYGFIFRVARVKARKVHCGTVVLVEEDAHGNGRKNSSTSTSSSGSRKNAFQGVVYSANQCKALITILVVIGAFMVTWGPYMVVITSEALWGKNYVSPTLETWATWLSFTSAVCHPLIYGLWNKTVRKELLGMCFGDRYYREPFVQRQRTSRLFSISNRITDLGLSPHLTALMAGGQPLGNSSSTGDTGFSCSQDSGTDVMLLEDFTSDDNPPSHTCPPKRRSSVTFEDEVEQIKEAAKNPVLHVRAEVHKSLDSYAASLAKAIEAEAKVNLFGEEALPGVLLAARTVPGVGFGSRRGSRTLASQRLQLQSIEEGNVLAAEQT